aattttccgtcaaaaccgaaaaaacacaatttttcgtcaaaaccggaaaacacaatttcccgccaaaactggaaaacgtaatttcccaccaaaactgaaaacacaatttctcgtgaaaaccggaaaaacgcattTTCTgaccaaaaccgggaaaacggaatatcccgccaaaaccggaaaatgcaatttctcgccaaaaccgggaaaacaCACTTTCCCACAAAAAGtgagaaaacgcaatttcccgccaaaacctgAGAAGACACAATTTCTCgtgaaaaccggaaaacgcattttctaaccaaaaccggaaaaacgcaatatCCCGCTAAACCGAATATgtaatttcccgtcaaaactggaaaaacacaatttttcgtcaaaaccccaatttcccgccaaaaccggaaaaacataattcccgtcaaaaccgaaaaatgcaatttctcgTGAAAACCAAGAAAACGCAATTTGTGGCCAAAACCAGGAAAACGTAAtgtcccgccaaaaccggaaaaacgcaatttctcgtcaaaaccggaaaacacactTTCtcaccaaaaccgagaaaatacaatttttcgccaaaaacgcaattttccggcAAAAccgaaaacacaatttcccgtcaaaactcgAAAAACACAATTcttcgtcaaaaccggaaaaatgcaattttccgccaaattttttaaaacaagtcTATTTTAATTACTTTAGTAACAAGTTCATCTCGATGTAGATGCAAATtgaaaaaagcaaacaaacataGTTGCATTCAAATGATTCATCTGGATGGATAAACGAAATGCAGAGACAAACAACACCCAGGTGAAGCATCTGGATAAGGCATCTAGATGGACCATCCGGATGCATCTGTCAGATGTACAAACGAACAGGACCTTAGAATTTCTCGTTTAGTACAAAATCTAAATAgctattttagatttatatgaACCAGCATACACAACAGAGTACTTGAATATTGGGCATAGGCGCAAAGGTAACATAGTTGATTATTGGTGGTGGCGCTGGGACATTTTGTGAGGGCATAGATCTTATGCTGATCAAGACCAGGATGGTAACTAAGAATCTGAAACTGTGGGGACTTATCATAAACAATTTCCGGAATGCTGTTTGTCTGATAACATGCTAATGCAAGTTTTATTACAAGAGAAGTTGACATGGTAGCAATGAGTTTCATTCTTATTAAATAACATATGGGTAAGCAAAGAGAAAACTATGTGGTGAAACACGGACCCTCTCTTTCAGGGTGAGGAGTATGTTGTGTACGCCTTGATGATTGAGACATACATATCAATGCCCTTCAAATACTCAGACCGACTCAGATACTGCACAAAAATCAAGATGAAAGAAGGGCGTTAGACATTGATCAACCAGATAATAAGCCAACAGAAGGATGTGACAGTACCTCATTGTGATCATGAAGCAAACTAGGGGTGTTTGATATAGGAGAGAACCCAAACGCAGGCAAGCCTGCTTTCCGGAAATACCGAGAATCTGTTGATGCAGGGAAGATCTCAGGCTCGCTTGTCTTCCCTCCAGCTTCATTCACAGCGTTTTGTAAGAGTCCCCACCATGGATTTGAATCATCATTTGCGGTAAGTAACTGCTTCCCTGAAAGATTCTGGTCGAACCGCCACAGCTGACATACCGAGAGAACTTTTTCATCAGATACACACAACTTTGTCTAAGTACTGACCACGACAGTACTAAGAATAATATTGAAAAAGTCACCTGATAGGACATGTTCCGAGCAACAGGTGCCCATTCCTCCACCAAACGTTTTTCTAGTGCTACTAGATCAGCAGTGGGTGGGATACGGATGTCGAAGCCAGCTTCTGCCTCGGATGGTTGCAGATTCATCACAAAACCCTTCATCCAAAAACAGGACCCAATTTTTGTTAGGTTCAGACACAACATTACAACTTCAGTCATCATGtctgaaagtaaaaaaaaagagagagaataaTACATCTGGAGAAGGAGTGCCAGCTTTGAGGAAGACCATGTTGACAGAAACAACTCCACCGTCAGGCTTCAAACCAGCTTTGAGCATATCAAACTGAGAAGCTCTGAATCTCATCATGCTCTCAATGCTTTTAGTGAGATTCTCCGAGGCTGAGTCATCATAGAGCTTTGATCCATGGCCAGGTTGTCCTACAGCTTTAATCTGAAGCGACCATGGAATCCTCTCTCCATTGAACACCCTGTAGCTCTCCGTTGGAGATGGCAAGCCTGATTCATTCATTGCCGTTAACAATATTTGTGTGCTCATCTCTTCTTTTCAAagacatttttgtttttttcttaactaaCAGGAAAAAAGTTAAAGCCCTTTCTACATTGACGAGATCTTATTATCTTATACCATTTATATGAATACTGTCTACTTTTTTAGTTACCAAGCTTCATAAGTCATAATCCCCCACATCCAAAACCACATCAACATTAGTTTTGTGCGTATAACTTCTAACCTTGCACATCGTACTTTTACAAGTGAGCTAAGTAGCTAACAATACTTGGGTGTATGCGCACACTATCTTGTTTAACTAGACAGGTATATCTAGGCTGTGATTTTGATCCGAACTTTTCAAATCGAACCAAaagttttggtttttggttcgaTTCGGTTATGAGTTTGTTTCAGTTGGGTACTTAAAACCTGGTTCGATTTGACTGTCAGttacattgattttttttatattatttttaaagaaaattataataaaattatatcagtTCTAATCAAAATCTcgaaccaaaattttgaaccaaaaataactaaactaaCCGAATTCAACAAAATTTCTATCGAAAACACTCCCTCAACATTTTTAACTGAAACTAGATTTTGGATCCGCGTGCCCGCGCGGAAATAAGTTaccaactagattttgatccgcgctttcaaaactcgggtttttcttaaactataaACAGTTTAATATGAATTAgtatttgtttattgttgtacattattgtaaatattaaagcatataattttttacaattatatatattataaattagtttatttcaaatttcgcatgtatattttttatgtaaatCTTTAGGTCTGTGCATTTTATTTGGATCCAAAATACGAAccgaaataaaaaatatagattcGGTTATGATCCACTAAAATACTTATTGGTTATTTTAAGACCCGTAAATTTTCGGTCTGGTTCGGATCATATGttggtttacttttttttgttataaaaagatacaaatatcataaaataatatgaatatgAAGTATCATAGTGTAGATAttcagattatatatttttttatttttttttcagtaaacaatatattattatacgaTTTACTATTGAGATGGAGATGCACAAATGATAGAGGTCCTGGCCATGAATTTTATGCCGtagacaaatattttattacattgattttctttctatatttcatttttgtaaatatttgtaatattaaacatatattatagtgTGTTGTGcacacataattttaaatcgagcatgtatgcaaatatattaaacaattatcTTTAAATTCAATACGATTAGGGAAATATATGGTAGCAACACGAATGTTATACTATGTTATAAATATGTTACTGTACAATTAATAATATGTTAAGTTTTAGACTTATTGGTTCGTCAATAGGCACGTATAATATGTTAAgcatcatttttataattaggCATGTAAATATTAATCCTCTTTTATGGGtccaataataaaaactaatgcCAGCTAAATATAAGGTAGTATATTTAGTTAGAGAAATATTAGGTAAgaccaaaaaaattgttagttaAATGAAAGGGTCCAAAACAACTTGTATAAGTCGATTTTTTAAGActgcttctattttaatagtatagataattataccttaaaatttttgttttcaaactttgttatattttcttgtattttgaGATAGATGTATTTTGTTCAGTTTATTTAGTGTCCAATTATAacagaattttttattttattttgtaattttaacattaatttgtttttaatatatgaatataaacaaaatatagtgggtgtttttttaaaattctaagcaaagtagattttaaaattataattataatttttaaacagtaataataaaaactatttgaAAGTGAAAATGTGATCCATATGTACACTATAGAAGTTCAACACGATTTTGGTTCAGTTTAAGTCAAAACTCTGAATTTTAATGTAGTGGTGgtaagtgtttcaaaaaaaaaaaatgtagtggtataaaaatgtaattttgtgGAAAAACTAGGGCTAAGTACATTTTGTACTTCCCTTTTAGTAGATTAGATTAACAGAAGTCAACTTCGGCTAATTTCAATATAATTGagcaaaattttataaaatctgaaCTAACCAAAAACAGAATAACctggaaaaaaaaacgaatcagGATAGTGATATTAATAAGCGTTACTATAAATGCTTATACCTTCGTCGAGCACAACCGCAATGCTCAAGCTCTTGAATATTTCCGACTCCACGAACCTCCCAACACCATCAGCGCCGCCGATCTCTTCATCAGGAACAAACGAGACATAGACCGAACGAAGCGGCTTATATCCAGAGGCTACAAGCTTGCGAATGGCTTCTAGATACTGCATCCCAACGCTCTTCATGTCCTGACTTCCTCTCGCGTATATTCTACCCTCTCCATCTATATCTGCTCCGAGCGGTGGATGATCCCACTTCTCTGCCTCAAAAGGGACCACGTCGACGTGAGAGTTTAAGAGAATCGCGGGTAACGAAGGGTCTGAACCGGTCCATTTCAGGAGAACAATAGGCTTCCCCTGAACGAACTCGATTGATTGGTATAGGAGAGAGATGGACTGAGCTTGGGATATAATGAAGTCTGCGGCTGCGGTGTAGTCAGGGTTGGGTTGTACGGTGTTGATACGGAGGTAATCTTGGAACCTGGAAATGATCGCCTTGGAGTCTAGAGCCATTGGTGTGGTGACGAAGTATAAGCAGAGTGGTGAAGATTGAAGAAGCTTATATCTTGTAGCTATATGAGACCGCGTTTTTATAAGCAAGTTTCAAAGTTGAAACAACGTTTTCCACGTGACCAAGCACATGCAACTCTCCACCCAAACCGGATCCCGCCTCGTTATTTAATCCGtgactaggtgattttcccgtgcatgatccaaatatctaatctattaaaactgaagtacaatttgTATTTAATCCAGAGTTTTCCTCAATAATTACCATTTGATGCCACTGTTATTAATACTCAGTCGTTTAATACTTTCAATAATAACCCTTTTATTCGGTGGCCCATCCATTTGCTATACTATTAAGTTCAACAGCCCATACATTCACATGTTTGGTTATGAATAATAGTGTATATTGGTTTGGGCTTATTATAACTATATGGCCAAtcattatctatcttattaaaacagaaacattctgttggacctaacatttattttgtaagtttttaaattaaatacacttttatactttatagttaaacatacattaaatcactaatgtttctttctttatactactatccatgtttccaaacaatatacttatttcNNNNNNNNNNNNNNNNNNNNNNNNNNNNNNNNNNNNNNNNNNNNNNNNNNNNNNNNNNNNNNNNNNNNNNNNNNNNNNNNNNNNNNNNNNNNNNNNNNNNCGTaatatttcctcgtaaaatacaCGTAAACTATCCTCGTAAGAAAAACGTAAATAATACTCGTAAAGTAAACGTAAATAATACACGTAAAGTAGACGTAAACTTTCGTCGTAAAGGAACGTAGAATTTGACACGTAGATTCGTCGTAAGATTTCGTCGTTCTTTACACGTCCACTTACACGTCAATTCCTCGTGAGTTAACGAggaatttgcttcgatttttataactaatttattttttaatttaaattttaatattatagaaataattatttcaaaaatattagaaatataaataattactaatgcgaaaatattaaaaatttggaataaattaaaaccgaaaatattatataaataaaagtttagaattttaatattacacagaaaaaaaaaaactaagtcggGCCGGGGCGGTGGATCGTTTCCCGGTAGAGGTCTTCACTCCTCCTCTGTAGTTCCTCCTCTTGCTGCTGAGTACGAGAAGGCTCGGGAACCGGGTTCCGTCGTCGCATATCCGCCAACAACTCCTCCCATTGGGGATTTCCAGAAGATATAACTTCCAGAAACCCCTCCACTCCACCCATACGAGCTTGGAATGATTGGCGCGTAGACTCCAACTCCGTCTGCGTCGACGCCAACTGAGTCCGCGTCGAGTGTAACTCCGAACGCAGCTCAGTGACTTCGTCGGCTCGTCTCTGaccataagacgatgtcgctcttgggacatcgttgacggaaccgattcccaacgtacgtccctttttcttagggacgacctacaaagaaaaaataaagtttaatgttaataattttaaaaaatagattaaaagtagattaaaaggtaaaatttttacctcctcgtaaatctgatccacttcttgagtggataatacgaccggtattccatcgggagattgctgggtcagctgggtttggcggtcttcaatccgagcaacgacatcgttgtagatttgctcggacctcGGATCCACAAATACCCCCGCCTTGGTCTTGTGGGTCCTCTCGTAAAGCTCTTTAAGAGACGGGAGTTGTCCCGTCTCTTTggcctgaaaatatttaaaatttaaaatgttagaatcaatatacatatataataagtacatattaattattaaaatatttaatatgaaaaaaaattagaaattaattaccATTTCCAAGCGGACACGGGCATGGGGTTTTTGACCCGTACAGTGAAGCATCGGGCCGTTGCCGTGCTCGTCTTTGGTGTTACGAGAGGCGGAGCAGGCGTTGGAGATCGCAATGGATGATGGCAGCTCCCAGTAACGGATGAGACCATCGTAGACATCCTTGGTCAGCTCAGCGGGTTGCCCGTCCTTGTAACCCTTGTAGATCCAGTCCTCCTTCCAGTTGCCTACGGTGTCCAACAACCGCTTCTTCGCCTTAGCGGTGAACTCCCGTTTCACGTCCTCGTGAACCCCGATGGACCAACGGTATCTTTGCTGcatttttaaacccaaaaaaattaataattagttaaaaaatattaatgaaataaaagttaataataaaaattaaacataaaataattattttaaaaaacttacagcAAACATCTTGAACCACGTGTTTCTAAAGTGGTGCGGCGTCTTTTTCCAGTTTGGGTGAGCCTCTGAGAAGTATCCTTTGATGATATCGGATACGCTCGTAGCGACAGAATTGTCGAccccaaacctgaaaaaaacaaagttaaagtattaaaaaaaatattaataattttaaaaatatttaaataaaaaaaattacgtacCACAGAGTCCCCTCTGGTCGGTCGGGGTCTAAAACCGGTAAACCGGCTCGGCCTGGTTGAGCGAGAAGAT
This genomic stretch from Raphanus sativus cultivar WK10039 chromosome 3, ASM80110v3, whole genome shotgun sequence harbors:
- the LOC130510046 gene encoding uncharacterized protein LOC130510046, which encodes MFCGDPAAGSSSSAPGSSIPEIVPESQSQPPPVPPSGAPPPPAAPQAVPDPVAPGYIHPELRVPPTAPFARYTVEDLLAQPGRAGLPVLDPDRPEGTLWFGVDNSVATSVSDIIKGYFSEAHPNWKKTPHHFRNTWFKMFAQRYRWSIGVHEDVKREFTAKAKKRLLDTVGNWKEDWIYKGYKDGQPAELTKDVYDGLIRYWELPSSIAISNACSASRNTKDEHGNGPMLHCTGQKPHARVRLEMAKETGQLPSLKELYERTHKTKAGVFVDPRSEQIYNDVVARIEDRQTQLTQQSPDGIPVVLSTQEVDQIYEEVVPKKKGRTLGIGSVNDVPRATSSYGQRRADEVTELRSELHSTRTQLASTQTELESTRQSFQARMGGVEGFLEVISSGNPQWEELLADMRRRNPVPEPSRTQQQEEELQRRSEDLYRETIHRPGPT
- the LOC108846190 gene encoding uncharacterized protein LOC108846190, with amino-acid sequence MALDSKAIISRFQDYLRINTVQPNPDYTAAADFIISQAQSISLLYQSIEFVQGKPIVLLKWTGSDPSLPAILLNSHVDVVPFEAEKWDHPPLGADIDGEGRIYARGSQDMKSVGMQYLEAIRKLVASGYKPLRSVYVSFVPDEEIGGADGVGRFVESEIFKSLSIAVVLDEGLPSPTESYRVFNGERIPWSLQIKAVGQPGHGSKLYDDSASENLTKSIESMMRFRASQFDMLKAGLKPDGGVVSVNMVFLKAGTPSPDGFVMNLQPSEAEAGFDIRIPPTADLVALEKRLVEEWAPVARNMSYQLWRFDQNLSGKQLLTANDDSNPWWGLLQNAVNEAGGKTSEPEIFPASTDSRYFRKAGLPAFGFSPISNTPSLLHDHNEYLSRSEYLKGIDMYVSIIKAYTTYSSP